The DNA window AAGGCGCTGAACGATAATTCGCACATCTACGGCATCGAAACCCGCGAGGAACTGGTCTCACGCTCGCAGGAGCTGGCCAAGCAGTTCAACTTCCCCGGTATGTCGTTCCTGCCGCTGTCGGTGGCCGAATCGACCGAGTCCAAGCTACTGCCGGACCAGATCGACATCGTCACCGCGCTCCACGCCTGCAACACGGCCACCGACGACGCCATCCAGTTCGCGTTGAAGAAGAAGGCCAAGTACATGGTGCTGGTGCCTTGCTGCCAGGCGGAAGTCGCCTCGGTGCTGAAGAAGAACAAGGGCCAGTCGCTGGGCAAGTCGGCGCTGACAGAAATCTGGCGCCACCCGATCCACACGCGCGAATTCGGCAGCCAGATCACCAACGTGCTGCGCTGCCTTCAATTGGAGGCGCACGGCTACCAGGTCAACGTGACCGAATTGGTGGGCTGGGAGCACTCGATGAAGAATGAGCTGATCATCGCAACCTACAAAAACCTGCCGCGCCAGCGTCCCTCCGAGCGTTTGCGCGAGGTGCTTGAAACGGTCGGACTGCAGGAAATGGGCAACCGCTTCTTCACCGAGCAGCTAGAAACACAATAAACAAACGAAAGGGTGACGGAACGATGAGTGATCTGAAAGAAAATTGGTTGGATCTTCGCAGCGACACCGTCACCCGCCCCAGCGCGGCGATGCGTGCGGCGATGAACGCGGCCGACGTCGGCGACGACGTCTACGGCGACGATCCTACCGTCAACCGCCTGCAGGAATATGCGGCCGATTTGTTCGGCTACGAGGCGGCGCTGTTCGCGCCGTCCGGCACGCAGAGCAATCTGCTGGCGCTGCTGGCCCACTGCGGTCGCGGCGACGAATACCTGGTCGGGCAGGAAGCGCATACCTACAAGTACGAAGGCGGCGGCGCGGCGGTGTTGGGCAGCATCCAGCCGCAGCCGATCATCAACCAGGCCGACGGCAGTCTGGCCCTGGCCGACATCGCGGCCTACATCAAACCCGACGACATCCACTTCGCCCGCACCAAGCTGCTGGCGGTGGAAAACACCATTGGCGGCCGCGTGCTGCCGCTCGATTACCTGAAGCAGGCGACCGTGCTGGCGCATGAACGCGGCCTGGCCACGCACATGGACGGCGCGCGCATCTGCAACGCGGCGGTCAAGCTGGGCGTGAGCCCGCGCGCGGCGGTGGCGGGCTTCGATTCGGTCTCGGTGTGCCTGTCCAAGGGACTTGGCGCGCCGGTCGGCTCCATCCTGTGCGGCAGCAAGCCGCTGATCAAGGAAGCCACGCGCTGGCGCAAGATGCTCGGCGGCGGCATGCGCCAAGCCGGCATGATTGCCGCCGGCGGCTTTTACGCGCTGGAGCACAACATCGCCCGCCTGGCGGAGGACCACGACAACGCCGCATATTTTGCCGGCGAGCTGGCTAAGCTCAAAGGCATCCAGGTCAGCGCGCCGCAGACCAACATTTTTTACGTCGATATCCCGGCCGATGCGTGCCGGGGTTTGAACGACGTTTTACAACTGACCCGCATCCGCGTGTCGATGGCGCCGCGCCTGCGCATCGTCACGCACATGGATGCGTCGCGCGACGATATCGATCGCGCCATTACCGTTTTTGGGGATTTTTTCGGATGACCGACCGCACCACAGATAACAGCCTTCGCCTGGCCAAGCGCCTGGCCGAGATACTTCCATGCTCGCGCCGCGAGGCCGAACTCTATATCGAGGGCGGCTATGTTAGCGTCGATGGCGTATTGGTGGAGGAGGCCGGCGCGCGCGTCACCGAAGAGCAGAAGATCGAACTGGCACCCGACGCCACCTTGCTGGAAATCGTCCCGGTCACGATCCTGTTGCACAAGCCCGCCGGCGCCAACGGCGGCGTGGGCAAGGACGGTTCGCCGGCCATGCATCTGCTGAATGCCGAATCGCTCACGCGCTCCGCGCCCGGCCAGCGCTTCCTCAAGCGCCACCTGGTCAACCTGACCTTGACCACGCCTTTGGAGACCAAGGCCAGCGGCCTGCTGGTGTTCACGCAGGACTTCCGCGTCAGCCGCAAGCTGGTGGACGAGCAGGCGAAGATGGAGCAGGAGATCATCGTCGAAGTCACCGGCAAGATCATGGAAAACGGATTGGCGCTGCTCAATCACGGGCTGCCGTTCAATGGCAAGCCGCTGGCGCCTAACAAGGTGAGCTGGCAAAACGAGAACCGTCTGCGCTTCGCGGTGAAGAATCCCAAGCCGGGCCAGATTGAACACGTGTGCAAACTGGTCGGCCTGGGTGTGGTGTCGATGAAGCGCATCCGCGTCGGCCGCATCGCGATGAGCAGCCTGCCGCTAGGCGAGTGGCGCTACCTGCAGGACCACGAGCGCTTCTAGACGGGCGTTACGCCTTCGGTGCGGCGCGGCGACGGCGCGCCATGAAGCCCAGCAGGCCAAGGCCGCCGGCCATCATCGCGTAGGTAGATGGTTCCGGCACCGCCGAGACGCTCGACAGCAGCAGCGTGCCGCAGTCGGTGCCACGGCAGGCCGAGACGGCGATCTGGTTGAATTCGTTGATGGCGATCGCATCCTTGATAAACCAACCGTCCAACCCGGTAACCAGCGAGTTGATGTCGTACATTACGCC is part of the Oxalobacteraceae bacterium OTU3CAMAD1 genome and encodes:
- a CDS encoding SAM-dependent methyltransferase; the encoded protein is MKQNKPSKPAKAAPAKIGATVTGADNMPEIREGQTVALLQELHILTRDGKMNQDSRRKLKQVYHLYQFIEPLLKEVLAEKGEVSLVDHGAGKSYLGFIIYDLFFKALNDNSHIYGIETREELVSRSQELAKQFNFPGMSFLPLSVAESTESKLLPDQIDIVTALHACNTATDDAIQFALKKKAKYMVLVPCCQAEVASVLKKNKGQSLGKSALTEIWRHPIHTREFGSQITNVLRCLQLEAHGYQVNVTELVGWEHSMKNELIIATYKNLPRQRPSERLREVLETVGLQEMGNRFFTEQLETQ
- the ltaE gene encoding low-specificity L-threonine aldolase translates to MSDLKENWLDLRSDTVTRPSAAMRAAMNAADVGDDVYGDDPTVNRLQEYAADLFGYEAALFAPSGTQSNLLALLAHCGRGDEYLVGQEAHTYKYEGGGAAVLGSIQPQPIINQADGSLALADIAAYIKPDDIHFARTKLLAVENTIGGRVLPLDYLKQATVLAHERGLATHMDGARICNAAVKLGVSPRAAVAGFDSVSVCLSKGLGAPVGSILCGSKPLIKEATRWRKMLGGGMRQAGMIAAGGFYALEHNIARLAEDHDNAAYFAGELAKLKGIQVSAPQTNIFYVDIPADACRGLNDVLQLTRIRVSMAPRLRIVTHMDASRDDIDRAITVFGDFFG
- a CDS encoding rRNA pseudouridine synthase, translated to MTDRTTDNSLRLAKRLAEILPCSRREAELYIEGGYVSVDGVLVEEAGARVTEEQKIELAPDATLLEIVPVTILLHKPAGANGGVGKDGSPAMHLLNAESLTRSAPGQRFLKRHLVNLTLTTPLETKASGLLVFTQDFRVSRKLVDEQAKMEQEIIVEVTGKIMENGLALLNHGLPFNGKPLAPNKVSWQNENRLRFAVKNPKPGQIEHVCKLVGLGVVSMKRIRVGRIAMSSLPLGEWRYLQDHERF